In Bacillus sp. KH172YL63, one genomic interval encodes:
- a CDS encoding phage tail spike protein has translation MLKTLDLQRNVTAILENAFGISYTRKNNQIWQASFSLPINDPKVDKVKLLKYLQIYDKGEYVGLFRIIPKKTSKSWLNVSFECEHVLATLLGSTLFKDHQLTNLPTDEVLQYLINQQKEKHWQLGTVEIIRYFHYLWENENLLSAIFSVTKPFDEQYRWTWDTTSYPWTLNLVRPNTEPVCRIKERHNLIDFEIEENPMSVFNRIYPLGYGEGVNQLTIESVNNGVPYIEDAASIAENGIIETTWVDKRFEDAATLMASGEAILKKWKEPVVSWVVSAADVSSITGAKIDELKEGNVVGLELDDYPNVDLLIMKEHRPDIKGDPGNTQLEIGSLTEDLSTTQADLERRQKINEVYAQGATNAYVVPLDQNCDPDNPAVFKFFIYEDFRKINKLDLTFETTNFEGYIKAMESAGQVVATSTTQSGGSIVKTSTTSSGGSVVQANTTSGGGAYVQSNDFTSTFTSPTFFLYSSPPVGVGTGMTPPYEEHTHAVEVDDDKLSHRHSVNVSLNIPAHTHPFSLNIPAHSHPFEINLPDHSHPFEINIPGHTHPFNYGIFKNPESPTTIQITVDGNVVDHESLSGENIDLTPYLEKDASGNIARNRWATIEITPNELAKIRANLFVQMFIQSRGSHSL, from the coding sequence TTGCTTAAGACATTAGATTTACAAAGGAATGTCACGGCAATTCTTGAAAATGCATTCGGTATTTCATACACAAGGAAAAATAATCAAATTTGGCAGGCATCATTTTCACTCCCGATCAACGATCCAAAAGTCGATAAAGTTAAACTGCTGAAATACCTGCAAATTTATGATAAAGGTGAGTATGTTGGTCTGTTCAGGATTATCCCTAAGAAAACTTCAAAGAGCTGGTTAAATGTTTCGTTTGAATGCGAGCATGTTCTGGCCACTCTCCTGGGGAGCACACTGTTCAAAGATCATCAACTGACGAACCTGCCCACAGATGAAGTCCTGCAGTATTTAATTAATCAGCAAAAAGAGAAGCACTGGCAGCTGGGGACAGTCGAAATCATTCGATATTTCCATTACCTGTGGGAGAATGAAAACCTACTATCTGCAATCTTCAGTGTGACAAAGCCATTTGATGAGCAATACAGATGGACATGGGACACGACTTCATATCCCTGGACTCTTAACCTTGTTAGGCCCAATACAGAACCTGTGTGTAGGATTAAGGAGCGTCACAACTTAATTGACTTTGAAATCGAAGAGAATCCAATGAGTGTGTTCAACCGGATCTACCCTTTAGGATATGGTGAAGGTGTGAATCAACTGACAATAGAATCGGTGAACAACGGGGTACCTTATATTGAAGATGCTGCATCAATCGCAGAGAATGGCATCATTGAAACCACATGGGTTGATAAACGCTTTGAAGATGCAGCAACTTTAATGGCGAGCGGAGAAGCAATCTTGAAGAAGTGGAAAGAACCGGTTGTCTCCTGGGTAGTGTCAGCTGCAGATGTTTCAAGCATCACGGGTGCCAAAATCGATGAGCTCAAAGAAGGAAATGTGGTGGGGTTAGAATTAGATGACTATCCTAATGTGGACCTATTAATCATGAAAGAGCACCGGCCAGATATTAAAGGTGATCCCGGCAATACTCAATTAGAGATTGGCAGCTTAACTGAGGATTTGAGCACCACACAGGCTGATTTGGAGCGTAGGCAGAAGATTAATGAGGTGTATGCCCAGGGTGCCACAAATGCTTACGTAGTACCATTAGACCAAAACTGTGATCCAGACAATCCTGCAGTGTTCAAGTTTTTTATTTACGAAGACTTCAGGAAGATCAATAAATTGGACCTAACTTTTGAAACGACTAATTTTGAGGGGTATATTAAGGCGATGGAAAGCGCTGGCCAAGTGGTGGCTACTTCAACAACACAATCCGGTGGCAGCATAGTCAAAACTTCTACTACTTCATCTGGGGGGAGTGTAGTTCAAGCGAATACTACATCAGGCGGTGGGGCTTATGTGCAGAGTAATGATTTCACAAGCACTTTTACAAGTCCGACGTTCTTTTTGTATTCATCCCCACCCGTGGGAGTAGGGACAGGGATGACACCACCTTATGAAGAACATACTCACGCAGTCGAAGTAGATGACGACAAGTTAAGCCACAGACATTCAGTAAATGTGAGTTTAAATATACCGGCACATACGCACCCATTTTCATTAAATATTCCAGCTCATTCTCATCCATTTGAAATAAATCTGCCGGACCATAGCCATCCTTTCGAAATAAATATACCTGGGCACACCCACCCATTTAATTATGGCATTTTTAAAAACCCAGAATCACCAACGACTATACAAATAACAGTTGATGGTAATGTAGTAGACCATGAATCTTTGTCAGGTGAAAATATCGATTTAACCCCGTATTTAGAAAAAGATGCAAGCGGTAATATCGCAAGAAACAGATGGGCAACAATTGAAATTACTCCAAATGAGTTAGCTAAAATTAGAGCGAATTTATTCGTTCAAATGTTTATTCAAAGTAGAGGAAGCCACTCTCTATGA
- the comGB gene encoding competence type IV pilus assembly protein ComGB: MKKSDDQGKFLKRLGDLIQKGYTFSEAIDFLLLPKEKNTTKLKKRMIASLQKGESISSVIHKQLKIPSHVSAQIFFAEHHGQMGQTLSEAGAYLIKKRKNQQKVQQVIQYPLMLIIISIMMMVMLRKVLFPRFQSLYASLGYTPSTKLTYLLHFIENFPMMMSIGFIFILTAGVFLLLFKDRISPVKVSRTLCMIPYLSTYFKLGHSHFFAKELSFLLTSGVSITESLLIIESQTFRPTLQYISAQCIKKLREGKPFNDCLSSLPFFQNELSFVVLHGQTNGRLAEELSLYSEICFQELEEKTNALLKYIQPLIFSFVGLFIMAIYFSIMMPLFQMMQGV, from the coding sequence ATGAAGAAAAGTGATGATCAAGGGAAATTCCTGAAAAGACTGGGTGATCTCATCCAGAAGGGCTATACTTTTTCAGAAGCCATTGATTTTCTTCTCCTTCCCAAGGAAAAGAACACAACAAAATTAAAGAAAAGAATGATTGCCTCATTACAAAAGGGAGAATCCATTTCTTCCGTCATCCATAAGCAACTGAAGATTCCAAGCCATGTCAGCGCCCAGATTTTTTTCGCCGAACACCATGGCCAAATGGGCCAGACCCTCTCGGAAGCAGGGGCTTATCTCATAAAGAAAAGAAAAAATCAGCAAAAAGTACAGCAAGTCATTCAATATCCCCTCATGCTCATCATCATTTCAATCATGATGATGGTCATGCTGCGAAAAGTCCTGTTTCCAAGGTTTCAATCTCTATATGCTTCCCTTGGTTATACCCCTTCAACAAAGCTGACCTACCTGCTTCACTTCATTGAAAACTTTCCGATGATGATGAGTATCGGTTTTATTTTCATCCTCACTGCAGGCGTATTCCTGCTCCTGTTCAAAGACAGGATTTCCCCTGTGAAAGTCTCACGAACCCTGTGTATGATCCCTTATCTCTCTACCTATTTCAAACTTGGTCATTCCCATTTTTTCGCAAAGGAATTGAGCTTTTTACTCACAAGTGGAGTGTCGATCACAGAGTCCCTCCTTATCATTGAAAGTCAAACGTTCAGACCCACACTGCAATATATTTCAGCTCAATGCATCAAAAAATTGAGAGAAGGAAAGCCGTTCAATGACTGTCTCTCATCCCTCCCTTTTTTTCAAAATGAATTGTCCTTTGTGGTCCTTCACGGCCAGACAAATGGAAGGCTGGCAGAGGAACTTTCATTGTACAGTGAGATCTGTTTTCAGGAATTAGAAGAGAAAACCAATGCACTGCTCAAATATATCCAGCCCTTGATTTTCTCATTTGTTGGTTTATTTATCATGGCCATCTACTTCTCCATCATGATGCCGCTCTTTCAAATGATGCAGGGAGTGTAG
- a CDS encoding GAF domain-containing protein: MLYLTVLTETKTFKKFDESLSNQVINLNPKFFLFSLYLIGAIIILYWAVKIYKMYKAPGSELIKEYKLDLEKTMADSKQKSQIMTLMDQVNKEIPELHKLSGLSDKTLLISRGRKVTDMIIEQIPLTLKSMKNIRHRCAVFAVDPDDPDNLKIFEGCGFSINGKEKLRLKIDSSIAGNVFSSGEYSYCKDLTKEKDFKPHPKATKSYSSLLCVPIKIDGFTLAVLSIDGSETDCFSPDDISYFQIFSNQLAIIFDIMGKDIILGGMTNGEKVQNTG; this comes from the coding sequence ATGCTTTACCTAACTGTACTTACAGAAACAAAGACCTTTAAGAAGTTTGATGAATCTCTTTCAAATCAAGTAATAAATCTTAATCCGAAATTCTTTCTTTTTTCTTTGTACTTGATAGGAGCAATCATTATTTTGTACTGGGCAGTAAAAATATATAAAATGTATAAAGCTCCCGGTTCAGAATTGATTAAAGAATATAAATTAGATTTGGAAAAGACCATGGCTGATTCAAAACAAAAATCACAAATAATGACACTCATGGATCAGGTCAACAAAGAGATTCCCGAGTTACATAAACTTTCGGGGTTGAGTGATAAAACACTACTGATAAGTAGAGGTCGGAAAGTAACTGATATGATTATCGAACAAATTCCCCTAACTTTGAAAAGTATGAAAAACATCAGGCATAGATGTGCGGTATTTGCAGTTGATCCAGATGATCCTGATAATTTAAAGATATTTGAGGGTTGTGGATTTAGTATTAATGGAAAAGAAAAATTAAGATTGAAAATTGATTCATCAATAGCAGGAAATGTTTTCTCTTCTGGAGAATATAGTTATTGTAAGGATTTAACGAAGGAAAAAGACTTCAAACCACATCCAAAAGCCACAAAGAGTTATTCTTCGTTACTTTGTGTTCCAATCAAAATTGATGGGTTTACACTAGCGGTATTAAGTATTGATGGTTCAGAAACAGATTGCTTCTCACCTGATGATATAAGTTATTTCCAAATATTTTCTAATCAATTAGCAATAATTTTTGATATTATGGGTAAAGATATAATATTAGGAGGTATGACAAATGGCGAAAAAGTTCAGAACACTGGATGA
- a CDS encoding M23 family metallopeptidase → MMEFIYPAKGKITSRFGKDFLNGIARIHNGIDIAQGGINEVVASAGGRVSKSYLSSSYGECVFILHDINGQEFETVYAHMRSGSRKVREGDRVTQGQPIGIMGDTGNSFGQHLHFEMHKGRWNIGKSKAVDPLDYLLKDLSPSTSSGVHIVKFGDTLWEIAKDNNLSVSELKTLSGLMSDVIHPGDKLILSGSSSYVGKRAECKVTKLRFYSKPSWDAKYVVDYLSEGYGFPTIVRKLKVDDAYQFEVKNSKGKTFYVTANEKYIRVE, encoded by the coding sequence ATAATGGAATTCATTTATCCAGCAAAAGGTAAAATAACTTCTCGTTTCGGCAAAGATTTTCTGAATGGTATTGCCAGGATCCACAATGGAATAGATATTGCTCAGGGTGGCATAAATGAGGTTGTGGCTTCAGCCGGTGGCAGAGTGTCCAAATCGTATCTATCATCTTCATACGGCGAGTGTGTGTTCATTCTGCATGATATTAATGGACAAGAATTTGAAACAGTATACGCACACATGAGATCCGGGTCCCGGAAGGTAAGGGAAGGGGACCGTGTTACCCAGGGGCAGCCAATCGGAATCATGGGGGACACAGGGAATTCCTTTGGACAGCATCTTCACTTTGAGATGCACAAAGGCAGATGGAATATTGGTAAGAGTAAAGCTGTGGATCCATTAGATTATCTATTAAAGGATCTTTCACCTTCAACCTCTTCAGGTGTTCACATTGTAAAGTTCGGTGATACTCTTTGGGAAATTGCTAAGGACAATAACCTTTCTGTGAGTGAGTTAAAAACATTGAGTGGATTAATGTCTGATGTGATTCACCCAGGAGATAAATTAATATTGAGTGGATCATCATCATATGTAGGCAAAAGGGCAGAATGTAAAGTGACCAAACTAAGATTTTACTCTAAGCCATCCTGGGATGCTAAATATGTAGTGGACTATCTTTCAGAAGGTTATGGATTCCCCACGATCGTAAGGAAATTAAAAGTAGACGATGCGTATCAGTTTGAAGTGAAGAATTCAAAAGGCAAAACGTTTTATGTTACTGCAAATGAAAAATATATCCGTGTAGAATAA
- a CDS encoding hemolysin XhlA family protein, producing MNELWKQATDNRLQKLEQEVLLQGKDLEYVKQDLGEIKENTKWLRRAVTNAFIVALIGGSVAIFYGAFQLFKGGM from the coding sequence ATGAATGAACTGTGGAAGCAGGCTACTGACAACAGGTTGCAAAAGTTGGAGCAAGAAGTCCTCTTACAAGGTAAAGATCTTGAATATGTAAAACAAGATTTAGGTGAAATCAAAGAGAATACCAAATGGTTACGTCGTGCCGTTACCAATGCATTTATAGTTGCATTGATCGGTGGATCCGTAGCCATTTTTTATGGAGCTTTTCAATTATTCAAAGGAGGAATGTAA
- a CDS encoding ATPase, T2SS/T4P/T4SS family — MFEFYCIYITCSTGSGKTTTLYSLVHHCSVALNRNVITLEDPVEKQHDEMVQIQVNEKAGITYSAGLKAILRHDPDIIMVGEIRDRETAEVAIRASLTGHLVISTMHTRDAKGAIYRLMEFGIEWHDIEQTLLAVSAQRLLKLVCPLCKTECGGKCLHGKHANRASVYEIITGSALKEVLKEAKGEAGKYRYQSLQMLINKGVALGFVSELEYKKWVHEEK; from the coding sequence ATGTTTGAATTTTATTGTATTTACATAACATGTTCCACGGGTAGCGGAAAGACGACGACATTGTATTCCCTTGTCCACCATTGTTCCGTTGCACTGAACCGGAACGTGATCACATTGGAAGATCCCGTAGAAAAACAGCACGATGAAATGGTGCAAATTCAGGTGAATGAAAAGGCGGGGATTACCTATTCAGCAGGGCTGAAGGCGATATTAAGGCATGATCCAGATATTATCATGGTCGGGGAAATCCGGGACAGGGAGACGGCGGAAGTAGCGATTCGAGCGAGCTTGACCGGGCATCTCGTCATATCTACTATGCATACCAGGGATGCGAAAGGGGCGATTTACCGTTTGATGGAGTTCGGCATCGAATGGCATGACATTGAACAGACGCTCCTCGCCGTTTCCGCTCAGCGTTTATTGAAGTTGGTCTGTCCGCTCTGCAAGACAGAGTGCGGAGGGAAGTGCCTTCATGGAAAGCACGCCAACCGGGCATCCGTGTATGAAATCATCACCGGCAGTGCCCTGAAAGAAGTGTTGAAGGAAGCGAAGGGGGAAGCGGGGAAATATCGGTATCAGTCCCTTCAAATGTTGATCAATAAGGGGGTGGCACTGGGCTTTGTTTCAGAACTTGAATATAAGAAATGGGTTCATGAAGAAAAGTGA